AGAGCTTTACCATGCGGTCAGCAACCGTCTTTTCATCGGTAAACGCCATAAATGGGCGTATGTAGCGCACGGCTCCATTGGTAACGGCTTCCACATTGTTTTTGATGTTTTCAGGATATGAAACAACAATGGGGCAATTAAAATGGTTCTGTGCTCCCAGCGTTTCCTGGTGTTCGTAGAATACGCAGGGGTGAAAGATCGTTTTGATGCCTTGGTTGATGAGCCACTGTACATGGCCGTGCGCCAGCTTTGCGGGGTAACATTCCGATTCGGATGGGATTGACTCCATCCCAAGCTCGTAGATCTTTCGGCTTGAAAAGGGGGATAAGATGACCCGGAAATGCAGCTGTTTGAAAAAGGTTGCCCAAAACGGGTAGTTTTCATATAGGTTCAGCACCCGGGGAATACCGATCGTCCCCCGTGCGGCAGCTGACTCTGCAAGCGGCTCATAGCCAAATATGCATCGGCGCTTGAATTCAACCATATTGGGTGCAGCTTTTTTCCGCTCGGCATTGCCGACCATCTTTTCACAGCGATTTCCTGTGATGTGGCGGCGCTCTCCGTCAAAAACATTTACCGTCAGCATACAATGGTTGGCACAGCCGCCGCAGCGTCTTGTGAAAGAGGAATAGGTCAGCGCCTCGATCTGCTCCAGTGAAAGCATCTTAGTCGGTGTCGGTGCTCCGGTGTAATTGCGTCTGGCGATCAATGCGGCACCGAAAGCACCCATCACGCCGGAAATATCCGGGCAAATCACTCCTGCACCGGCAATTTCTTCAAACGCCCGCAAGACAGCCTTGTTATGAAAAGTACCGCCCTGCACGACGATATGGCTGCCAAGCTCCTCCGCCGAGGACAGCTTGATGACCTTATACAAAGCGTTTTTGATCACGGAATAGGCAAGGCCGGCGGAAATATCCGAAACCGAGGCACCTTCTTTTTGTGCCTGCTTGACATTGGAATTCATGAAAACCGTGCACCGGGTACCGAGGTCAACCGGGTGTTCGGCAAATAGTGCGGTTTGTGCGAACTCTTCTGCAGTATATCCTAAAGAGTTTGCAAAGTTTTCAATAAAGGAACCGCAGCCAGAGGAGCAGGCTTCGTTAAGCATGATACTGTCCACAGCACCGTTTTTCAGACGGATACATTTCATATCCTGACCGCCAATGTCCAGCACACAGTCCACTTTTGGATCGAAGAAAGAAGCGGCCGTACAGTGAGCAATCGTTTCCACTTCTCCGTCATCCAGAGAAAAGGCAGCCTGCAGCAGTGCCTCTCCGTAGCCGGTAGAGCACGCCCGGACGATTTTTGCATTCCCCGGCATTAGCGTTTGCAGTTCGTGGATACCCTTTTTTGCCGCCTCGATTGGGTTGCCGTTGTTGTTCGTGTAGTAAGAATACAGCAGTTCACCGTTTTCCCCGATCAGCGCCATCTTGGTTGTCGTAGAACCAGCGTCGATTCCCAGATAGCAGTTCCCTCGATAGGCGGAAAGCTCACCACGGGCAACGGAAGCCCGAGCGTGTCTGCAGCAGAACTGCTCATATTCTGCGTGACTTTCAAATAGAGCCGGAAGCCGGGGCATTTCAAAAGAGATCGAGACGCCGTTTTTCAGACGCTCGATCAGGGTGTCGATTGGGACAGTGTCTTTTTCCGTGCTTTCCATTGCAGCGCCCATGGCGGCAAACAGATGGGAGTGATCCGGATCAACAGTCGTTTCCGCTGTCAAACCAAGAGTCCGTACAAATGCCTTTTTCAGTTCCGGCAGAAAATGCAGCGGACCTCCGAGAAATGCCACGCATCCCCGGATCGGCTTTCCGCAGGCAAGACCGGAGATCGTCTGGTTCACGACTGCCTGAAAAATAGATGCTGCAAGGTCCGCTTTGGTTGCCCCTTCATTGATCAAGGGCTGAATATCTGTTTTCGCAAATACGCCGCAGCGTGCTGCGATCGGGTAGATCTGCTTGTACTGCTCAGCCTCTCTATTCAGTCCGGCGGCATCCGTTTGCAGCAGCGATGCCATTTGATCGATGAAAGAGCCGGTTCCGCCGGCGCAGACACCGTTCATTCGCTCCTCTAATCCGCCGGTAAAGTATATGATCTTAGCATCCTCGCCGCCAAGTTCAATCGCCACATCCGTCTGCGGCGCACATTTTTTCAGGGCTGTAGCGACGGCAACGACCTCCTGGACAAAGGAAATATCCAACGCTTTCCCCAGATTGATCGCACCGGAGCCGGTAATGCAAACCTGCAGTTCACATTCCCCAACAGATTTCTTGGCTTCTTCCAACAAAGTGGATAGGGTTTCCTGCGTGTGGGCCTGATGCCGTCTGTATTCTCCGTAAAGGATCTCATCGGCGTCATCAAGTACCACAAGCTTTACGGTCGTGGAGCCGATGTCGATCCCGGCACGGTATTTTTTCATAGATGATTCCTCCTGCGCTTATAAAAAGAAGCCGCCTGCGTATGTGCAGAAAAGATAAGTAAACGGAACGGCAAATAAATGACTGTCAAACCTGTCCAGTATACCGCCGTGTCCCGGCAGCAGATTGCCATAGTCTTTGATGCCGCAAATACGTTTGATCACTGACATAGACAGATCACCGAACTGGCCGACAACGGAGGTCATAAGCGCCCAAAGTGCCAGCGTTCCGTAATTTACTTCAATCTTTACAAATTTCTCAACAACGATCCCGCCAAGCAGTGCCAATAGCACCCCGAACAATAGGCCGCCAAGGGAGCCTTCTATGGTCTTATTTGGGCTTACCTTCGGCATTAGCTTATGCCGTCCCAAACCTCGCCCGATCAGATAGGCGGCGACATCCGTGACAAAGCA
The genomic region above belongs to Vescimonas coprocola and contains:
- a CDS encoding 2-hydroxyacyl-CoA dehydratase, with protein sequence MKKYRAGIDIGSTTVKLVVLDDADEILYGEYRRHQAHTQETLSTLLEEAKKSVGECELQVCITGSGAINLGKALDISFVQEVVAVATALKKCAPQTDVAIELGGEDAKIIYFTGGLEERMNGVCAGGTGSFIDQMASLLQTDAAGLNREAEQYKQIYPIAARCGVFAKTDIQPLINEGATKADLAASIFQAVVNQTISGLACGKPIRGCVAFLGGPLHFLPELKKAFVRTLGLTAETTVDPDHSHLFAAMGAAMESTEKDTVPIDTLIERLKNGVSISFEMPRLPALFESHAEYEQFCCRHARASVARGELSAYRGNCYLGIDAGSTTTKMALIGENGELLYSYYTNNNGNPIEAAKKGIHELQTLMPGNAKIVRACSTGYGEALLQAAFSLDDGEVETIAHCTAASFFDPKVDCVLDIGGQDMKCIRLKNGAVDSIMLNEACSSGCGSFIENFANSLGYTAEEFAQTALFAEHPVDLGTRCTVFMNSNVKQAQKEGASVSDISAGLAYSVIKNALYKVIKLSSAEELGSHIVVQGGTFHNKAVLRAFEEIAGAGVICPDISGVMGAFGAALIARRNYTGAPTPTKMLSLEQIEALTYSSFTRRCGGCANHCMLTVNVFDGERRHITGNRCEKMVGNAERKKAAPNMVEFKRRCIFGYEPLAESAAARGTIGIPRVLNLYENYPFWATFFKQLHFRVILSPFSSRKIYELGMESIPSESECYPAKLAHGHVQWLINQGIKTIFHPCVFYEHQETLGAQNHFNCPIVVSYPENIKNNVEAVTNGAVRYIRPFMAFTDEKTVADRMVKLCREEWNIPAPEVHAAVKAAWAEQQRVKADIRTEGKRLLNQMKHNGECGIVLAGRPYHIDPEINHGIPELIASYGLTVFTEDSLPIDFEPSRPLRVVDQWVYHSRLYNAAEFVCQHDKLEMIQLNSFGCGLDAVTTDQVSEILEASGKLYTLLKIDEVANLGAVRIRIRSLLSAMAMRKQDQSRATAKPVAYHRTEFTKEMREKGYTILAPQMSPIHFDILEPVFRKHGYNLVVLDNDNRSAVNMGLKYVNNDACYPSITVVGQFMDAVLSGKYDTDRLAIVMTQTGGCCRASNYVSFIRRALDKAGYSHIPVISLNANGMEKNEGFSLSAGLVTDAAKTIVYGDLFMRCLYRVRPYEVIPGSADALHKKWQDICIDSLINSKTQYTYKEVCRGIVNAFDSFTIDETIRKPRVGIVGEILVKYMPLANNHLVELLEREGAEVVVPDLLDFFNYCVFGSQYKAEYLGTKKSSVIVSKAAIRLIAALRKPATDALNESKRFEAPLSVYRIAEMTKPFLSLGNQYGEGWFLAGEMIELITHGTPNVVCIQPFACLPNHVVGKGVIKALKKAYPQSNIAAVDYDPGASEVNQLNRIKLMLSTAKKNIGLDG